The DNA segment CGGGCGTTAAGTTCAGACCTTGGCCGCGGACAAAAACGAGATTGTAATTTTTCAAACGCTCCGAATCGATACCCGAATCATCAAATCGATGGAGCGAGTAGTTCGTCTTCTGGATCGCACTTTCCCAGTTGGCCCAATGAGTATCTGAGAAACCTACCATCGCAATCCGAAAAGGACGCAAATACTCGTAGTAGGCCCACAGCCCGACTGCAAAGCAGACGCCAAGCAGCGTTAGGGAAACAGCTAATTTTTTGATCATTCCCAAGTACTTTCTAAATCTCAATGTCTGAATCGAGGTTCTCGCCTACCGAACCTGCTGAATGTTCTGTCCAACGTCCGCGTGACGCCCCTACTCTTCTGCAGGGACATAAATGACGCTCCCGTCCGGCAGGCGATAGGCTTCGCCCAACAGTTCTCCCTGCCCTGCTCCCGTCGATTCAGAAGCTTCGTAATGCTTGATCTCTTCGCCCACTTTGGTCACGATTTCCATGTCCGGTGTTCCGGGGTTGGTGATAATGGTGTAGTCGCTTTCCTTCAGGAGTGCGGGCACCTGCAGGAAGGAAACCAACGCAACCATCAACGCGACCGCAAACACCATTGCCACATCAAATAGGTTGGCTAACCCGGCAAGCGGGTCATCCTCGGAGTCATCCTGGACCCCCAAGCCTCGCCTTAACCGGCGGGCTCGTAAATCCTTGAGCGTTAAACCGTCGGCAGCGGGAGGCGTCGAAGGAGACGAGGACAAAAGTTGTGGATTCGCATCAGACATAGGTAACCTTTCCGGTTGTCCATCGTTCGGCTGCAAAGTTCAGGAGCGCTGCATCGGATTGATACCAGTGCTTCTTAACCGATACCAACTGCCCCGCTACGAGGCCGATGAACAATCCCAGAACCGTGGTTGAAAATGCGACAACCAGGTTATCGCTCATCGTCTGAATATCACCAACCGCCAACCCGACAAGCGCGGGCCCCAGAGGAATCAAAGTCCCCATCAGCCCCAACGCAGGTCCAATCTTGGCGATCCTGCGAAGCCGGTCTAATCTCGCTTGCCATTGCATTTCGGCTTGCTCAATCAGGTAGGCAATTCGGGGAAGATCTTCACGCGCGGACGTTAGTTCACGAATCCATTGATGCGATTCGCCCCCCTTGCTTGGTTCGGGCCAGGACGGTGCCGCTTCGCGGATTGCCGTTTCCAGCTCCACCCGGTACGCGGAAGCCTGTTGTCGGCCGAGGAATTCCTGCAAACACCTTCCGCAC comes from the Roseimaritima multifibrata genome and includes:
- a CDS encoding DUF2149 domain-containing protein, which encodes MSDANPQLLSSSPSTPPAADGLTLKDLRARRLRRGLGVQDDSEDDPLAGLANLFDVAMVFAVALMVALVSFLQVPALLKESDYTIITNPGTPDMEIVTKVGEEIKHYEASESTGAGQGELLGEAYRLPDGSVIYVPAEE
- a CDS encoding MotA/TolQ/ExbB proton channel family protein; translation: MTQISETFYVLSNALLLPVMFLLLLSLLRVLIQCGRCLQEFLGRQQASAYRVELETAIREAAPSWPEPSKGGESHQWIRELTSAREDLPRIAYLIEQAEMQWQARLDRLRRIAKIGPALGLMGTLIPLGPALVGLAVGDIQTMSDNLVVAFSTTVLGLFIGLVAGQLVSVKKHWYQSDAALLNFAAERWTTGKVTYV